Below is a window of Dietzia timorensis DNA.
GGTAAGTAGGATCCGCCCCCGGGACCTCCACGGTCTCGAAGTGAGCGTCGACGAGGCCATTCTTTCTTAGGGCTGAGGCATCTCTTTCAAGCTCTTTGGAAGCACTCTCACCCTTGAGAGCGATGAGCTGCCCCCCTTGTCGGATTAGGGGTGAGCACCAGCCGGCGAGCTTCGCGAGGGGAGCAACAGCGCGCGCAGTCACGACGTCGGATTCCTTGGCACCCGCGACCACGTCCGCGTCCTCAGCTCTTCCCCGGATAACTCGAATTTCAATTCCGGCCTCCTTTAACCCGAGTACCTCTATCGCCTCTTCGAGAAAGTTTGACCGTCGCAACAGTGGCTCCACAAGGGTCAATTCCAGGTCCGTTCGGCACAACGCCAATGGAATACCGGGGAGCCCGGCACCTGAGCCGATATCCGTAACCGAGATTCGACGATTTGATTCGCCGACTCCCAGCCGCGAAGCCACGGCCGTGGAATTCAATACGTGCCTCTCCCAGATTCTGTCTCCCTCTCGCGGACCTATCAACCCCCGCTCGATCCCCGCAGAACGGAGGAATTCGACGTAGTTCACGGCAAGTTCAACACGGTCGCCAAACACCGCGAAGGCCGCATGTGGAATCGGTTCGCTTGTAGTCATGGACTTTGACTTCTCCTGAGGACTTGGGGACGTTGCTCAGACGCCGACATGAAAATGCGCAGTTGTGTTTCACGTGAAACACAACTGCGCGCTCCGACAATAAAAACTAGTCAGGATGCACGATGACATATCGATTGGGCTCTTGTCCGGAAGAGTCAGAACGGACGCCATCTATCTCGGCGATGATGTCGTGAACGACTTTTCTTTCGAAAGGAGACATGGGGGCCAGCTCCTCCGATTCTTGACTGCCATTGACGCGACCGGCCGTGTCACGTGCCATTGAAGCTAGCTCCTCGCGTCGAGCCACACGCCATCCGGAGATGTCCAACATTAGTCGGCTCCGTGAACCGAGCTCTTGCTGAACAGCCAGGCGAGTAAGCTCCTGAAGCGCCTCGAGAACTTTGCCATCAGGGCCGACTAGCTTCTTTAGATCAGAAGAACCATCGACGGTCACTGTCGCTCGGTCACCCTCTACGTCAAGATCGATGTCACCATCGTAATCGAGAATGTCCAGAAGCCCTTCAAGATAGTCCCCGGCGACCTCGCCCTCTTCGACAAGGATGTCGTCGGACTCCGGCTTCTCGTCTGCGCTCATCTCTTGTCCCTTCGAACCATGTTTCACGTGAAACTGCGGCAGACGTTGAATCGTCCATAACGATCCAGCGCGCACCCTGGGGTTGTTCACATTCAATCCTACTGTGGACATAATACTGGCCCCGACCGTGCGGTCGAGGCCAGTTCGGAATCACTATTGCGGCGGGGTATTCGCTACTTCTTCTTCCGCTTCTTCTTGGACGTGTTCTTCGTCCCCGAGGGCTTTTGACCGGGTTTCGGTTTCGACCCCGGCGCCGGAGCGGCACCCGACGACGTAGCATCATTCGCCTTCGTATCCTTTACCGCGACGTCGCCGCCGGATGCATTCGATGCCGGCTCGGCGGAACCACCGTTGGCCGCAGTATTGGCGGACTTCTTCGGGTTGACCGGTTTTACGCCGACCTTCGGAGCTAGCGCGTTACGCTTCTCGCGAGCAACCTCCTCCTTCGCGGAATCCTCACGGTCCATCTGGGCGAAGAG
It encodes the following:
- the rsmG gene encoding 16S rRNA (guanine(527)-N(7))-methyltransferase RsmG translates to MTTSEPIPHAAFAVFGDRVELAVNYVEFLRSAGIERGLIGPREGDRIWERHVLNSTAVASRLGVGESNRRISVTDIGSGAGLPGIPLALCRTDLELTLVEPLLRRSNFLEEAIEVLGLKEAGIEIRVIRGRAEDADVVAGAKESDVVTARAVAPLAKLAGWCSPLIRQGGQLIALKGESASKELERDASALRKNGLVDAHFETVEVPGADPTYLITATKSGTTAADTSKVRRDKLGTNKRRK
- a CDS encoding protein jag, with the protein product MSADEKPESDDILVEEGEVAGDYLEGLLDILDYDGDIDLDVEGDRATVTVDGSSDLKKLVGPDGKVLEALQELTRLAVQQELGSRSRLMLDISGWRVARREELASMARDTAGRVNGSQESEELAPMSPFERKVVHDIIAEIDGVRSDSSGQEPNRYVIVHPD